Below is a genomic region from Augochlora pura isolate Apur16 chromosome 2, APUR_v2.2.1, whole genome shotgun sequence.
TTATTTGTGTTATTGTGTCGTTGAAGATATAAGACTCTTATTCTTCTTATCATTATTgtcttaaattattataccacatattactaaattttagaaatgtacAAGCACTTACACagttacatatatataaatacctaTATATGTTTAGAATTTCTCAAATTACATGAAAATTATCCAAATATGTTACTTCTAAATTAAtgattgatattataaatttagtaattaacgaaaaaaatcTTATTCATAGTACGTTTATGTTCGTCTTTCAGTTACTTGACACAAAGATTCCtggaattttgtatttacagAAACTACATTTTGCAGAAATCTGTTCCTCGAAATGTCTATCTGTGATTACTACGTCGTATGTTTTTTGTTGAACAAAGAACGTtcgtatatgtacatatatcgCGGAACCTATAAGATTCGACAAGCCCAAGGTGGACAAGAATGACTCACAATACCTTTCATGGGAGACAATGTCACGTATACCTTGAAAACTTTTTACGTTTAAAATGTTGTTGTCGTTCCTACAGGGcaacttatttttatcttcaaaTCCAAGACATTCAAATATAATCTTTTGTACACAATTGtgttaaaagttaaaattattccacacATACACATAAGAagtgtacaaaataaaagggaaaacctaattaaaaaataaataaactaaaaaagaaattagatgatagtaatttttagtatgttcatcattttaaaaaatgctataTACGTATTACTAACTACCTAcgtattgtaaatattattagatcaGTTTAGACCTGTACAAAATATGAATCGATTACATGCGTTCAAACCTTATTATTgactttcaaaatattataaggtGATACTAgaatatgttttaaaattaaaaacaatgaaagaCAAATTTTATAGAGGACGCTACTGTTTTAGAATTGTCATGTATCAGCATATGTTCATTAATCTCTCAATTCAAGAACCACATTCGGGGAACGACGAAACTCTTGAATTGAGAGAATGCAGCGAATTGCTATGCTCTGATTGGCTGGAAAATTCATAGCCGAACAGTGCTGCCCCTATAGTCAatgataaagagaaaaaatacgAGTGAGTAAGACACCACACATCAGCACAACTGCGAAACAAGTTACACCGACAAATGTAACTGCCTGGATTTCTCATCTGTATGGACAATTGTACATAGAGCCCACCGAGCTCATTCTGTCTCTCTTGGCCatcttgttttctttttaaagtaACTGCGCAAAGGTGGATCCGCAGTAGAATGGTGGGGATAAAATGATTCTTGAATTAGGAGAAGAAAAAGCTCTTATATTGAGAGACAGCTGTACATGTATAAGTGTTCGCCTAACTTCACTGTTGATCATCAACCTAAAAAgttgtacatacatatttaaatacatacaCAATTCATCGATATTTGGGTTTCTAATCTTTTGACAAGATGAGTTGGATAAAAAGTCATGAATAAATCTACCGTTTAAACATGAATGTCATAAAGAGAGCACaaatattttggtaaaatattgaaacaggtaagattttattctgtaCATTCGAAGCTTTCTGTGACAGTATAGTTTATCGTTGCAatcctattaaaaattaatggcaGGTATACGCAAATGAGACTATGTGCATATAGGGTTAATTGTTTACTGGAAAAAGTATGTTTTCGAGGAATTccataagtaaatattattgatgTTCCCTTTGTTTGTAAACAAgttaatatttgcataatcGAATTGTTGCAGGAAAAGTCGTGACGTAGGAATAATACAATGCAATTTACGACTTTCACCGAGTAtatagtttcaataaaattccttATCttctgataaaattgattagatTTCATTGTAACATAAAGTTGTTATTCCatacaaatacaaataagaaatacaAACTATTTGTTTGcgtgattttaaaaaaatttaatttacatatcAAATTACTTTGTtccttatttataaattatattattgttcaaaACGATACATATATAAAAGGAGCATTGATAGTTGAaacatattgttatttaaatatatagaacaTGCAATACGTGTAGAAATACGAAACATGTTGTccatgaaaatattgtagcaCTCCTTTAAAAACAAACAGGAAGTGTAATTCTTGTGTGTATCTTGTAGATGTTCTTTTTATAGACAAAGATTGACCTCTTTCTGTTCAGTAACCAGTGCATTCAACTGCCAGCTGCTTCTGAGTGCAGATAGAACATTTAAATCCACCATTAATTATGCCAGACAGGTGAGTTTTTTGcactaatatttacaaatatatgttaaaaatgatatcatttatttgcttgtaatatatatatttaattatactttgtttttttttattaaaaaacatcaagttatatttattattattgaagatCCCATTATTTTTTTGTCCATTCTTAATgcaatgattttatattaattaaaaagttttggtatatattttaacataatttacatTACATAGTATAATACTGTGCCGTTAGGAAAAAAGTTTTGGCCGGTGCTGGAGTAATCTGGGGTATCACTgcgttttatttcttcattattcACAAACTTCCAAGATCAATgggattattaaatttaataccgGGTATTCTGTTTCGGTCAGTGTAGTGTTTTAACAAATATCTAATAcatgtatttgttatttacagtaattatattttttgattgttatttataatatgtcaATAATCACTTTGtacatacaattatatatatacatttgttaCTAATTTGTTGTGgtttaaatactaatttattatattaatttgatgattgatgctatattttttaatgttttgaaaattttttatgaaataataaattataatttatagggATAGAACAATGGAAAACAGTGAAGAAGAGAAATGTAATATTAGCGAAGCTAACACATCTAAATCTTTAGATTGTCCATCTAGTTCAAACACTGATACAGAAGAGGATGTTACAAAGAGgcaattactttaattattttttaaaaatgacattTTATCAATGATATTTATGATTAAATTGTTGTTAGACTAAAGATTCCAAATTTTATGACCGGTGAAATAGTGGGAGTTTCACCACAAAAACCTGTTTCTTTCGAAGAGATAATGAAAACTATCAATGGCCTGAAGAATATGGCTTTGGCTCATGAAATTGCAGTGGATGAAAATTTTCAACTAGAAAAACTTGAGCCTGAAGACGATACGTTTCACAGAAGAGTGAAAGAAATTATGCATAAAGTATTTTGGAATCTGTTGGCTAAACAGTTGGCTGAAGAAACCCCAAATTATACACAGGCATTGGTGTTactgaaagaaattaaagaagtaATGTGACCATATAAATTCTCATTTAGCTTGGGCATTTGTTCATGATTTTCATCTTTCACAGATACTAGATCAACTGGTATTACCTCATCATGCGAAAATTCGAGAGAATTTGAACGAAGTGCTTGATGTAGATTTAATTAAGCAGCAAGCAGAAAAAGGAGTTTTGGACTTCCATCATTATGCACAATatgttatttcaattatgaGTAAAGTGTGCGCACCAGTAAGAGATAGCAAGATCAAAGAACTTAGTGAAAAAACAGACgttatcgaaatatttaaaggtATTATGGAAGTATTGCAACTAATGCGACTGGATTTAGCAAACTTCACTATTACAAGGATGAGACCAAACATTGTCGCTTTAAGTATTGAGTATGAAAAAGCAAAATTTACTGAGTTCTTGAAAATCAATGgaaacgatttaaaatatacagagGCGTGGTTATTAAGGCATTTTGATCCTGCAAAGATTACAGCTGATTCATCGGACGTTAACTCAGTACGTCAACTTACGCATTCTCTTCTGACTGAATCATATTTAGATCTTTTGGAATGGGATTTTACTCCAGACGCAGAAGTAGGTctgaaatttgaaacaatgcaCGTTTTCGTTGACATAACTTAAAACAATACTGtgacagacaatttttacaaaatttcagaCATTAATGTTAGATCAAGGTAGATTGATAGAATTGCGTGATAAGACCAATAGATTAAGTATTATGGGTGCTGTAATATTGCTGATAAATAACACAGTTGGCCCACCAGTTCATGGAGTATCAAGTTTCAAGAAGAGTATGAAACAACATCTTAGTGTGTTATTGGAATCTGTGAATTCTAACAAGTATGTACAAAACTATACCAaagtgtttataaataataaaattacagtgtGAATTAACTTTGTACGTATTAATGGTAGGAACTTGGAAGTGTCAATgccaaatattatattacaagtGAAAATTGATGTAAAAACGACGTTAGAAGAGGTTGGTGCTGGCCCATTATCTCCAGAGTTAGAAACGTCATTGGAGGGGCAGATATCAGAGCTTGTAAAGCCTGATCATAAGATTAGACATCTTATAAGTAAGCATttcatacaaatattaataattgtatttatatgatTTCAAGCTACTATGTAATTATCTTTTCTCAGGTTTAAGAATTCGACAGTTTCtgcaaaaaataatactatctCAATCAACAACGCCAGCACAAGTACCACCTGGACTTTCTTCGCTTCAAGAAGAATTAACAACTGTAGTAGCTCCGTTTTTAATTCTCATTTCTCACAATCGAAGTGTATTTGGAGAGTATTACCAAGAAATCGTGACTAAAGCTCTGAAAAAAATGGAGgtcgataataataaagatacaAGTGAAGGTCATTCCATGGAGTTGTAGAAAGATAAACTGCAATTCTAATCTTTGTGAAGGAAACGTTAATGTTACGTGTTCATTAAATAAcacattaattgaaaataagtgATACCTgtatctcaaaataatttttaattcgttttcataaaacagttttttataataacaaaagagatattttaaacaaaatatcaaataatagtCAAGTATTTGAACATCGATGTAAGTAACAAGTAACAACTGATTTCAGTAATTCAGTATTCAAGTATGTAGCTTACCCGAGGGTGAAAGAGTTCAATACTTAAATGCACGATTACTAATCGGTTCGTTTTTAATATGATGTATATACTGTTTTTAATACAAGTTACTACATAACATATAAGCTAACAACATTTATCTTCgacaattaatacaattatttgttacagtTTACTTTCTGTACTTGGtgctttaaacattttatttcgaaatgttatatgtattgaaaaaaaatgtaatatatatagtatatccGTTTTAAATGTCTACACGTGATTAATTCTACAAGTATTggagatataaaaaaaaaaatgtttgaaaactGATACAATACGTACAAGGTACGTACACTGCGAGGAGGTTGTCAACATTtgtgaaagttttatttatcgccAGTTACACTAAAATAGTGTCATTAAAGTGTATTGTGATTCAGTATTTCTTGTCAATAACAGAATCTCATTGTGATTTAATTATGTGTTTTACATCTTCGAATGTAAAGATTAGTGGATTTTTGGAATGTCATTTACTATTGAAGAAAAAGATAAGTTTGTATTATTTCGAGGCGATAGATATTTACGTATCTTATTACAATGTGTATAAGAAATTCTATGAATGTCATCCTAATTCAAGAAATCCAGACATGATGACGGTAACATATTGCAGTTTGTTTTAAGACCGACGCAACTAATATCCTAATTACGGTTGCATATAATCAAAGGATCTCTATTTGTATTATCAATcgcatataaattattacacaagaaaatcattttaaacaatttaggCAAAATATAGCGCACAACATTTTTTCTCATGATTATGAATTTCGTATGACATTTGCATTACGAACCTCGAAAAAATTTGGAGGAACGTATATGCAAACTTCATTTGTTACCTCACGATACAgatgaattcatttttcatagcAATAGCATTATGTCTACAAAATTCACTAGAAAGACCTCATTGGAtattagaaagaaataatcgGTATTGTAACTTTGTTGTGTGTTGCGGTATATTTAATCCAACATTAGTAGATGGATCGTTAgcggataaaaatgtttattaattttgtaattttcaaattaaatgaattgcaTCGTGGCCATCGAAATCACTGGTTTGTTCGTTGTGCGATCTTTTTTTAACTGAGGTACTTGAAACAAACAGATTGTTGCATTTTTTACGtgaatgcatttttaattatagggggcttatttctaaaaacatgtgtttcgaaaatgtttcattattaacTATAAGAATGTGTAACAAAAAGTATACGGTGCctgtaaaaattctatagacATAATTCTGTCTATTATAGACATGATAACATTATAAGATGCTGTTAACAACATCCTTTTGTGTCTCTGATAATTGATAACTGATCGCTAATCACAAGTAATCATGTATAGACACTTAAAAATGACATACTTTATATACATAGCATACTGTatataaatgtgaatattaaatcaatttataatgaaGTCTTATTCCATTGAAATGAATGCATATGTCGTATGTATGCATGtttttttgtgaaaaaaaatgtatattataatttataatagaaagatAATGTTGATATGTATTTATAGGATTTATAATACATGAAAagctttaaaaagaaatatgaacgaagataatacttaaaaataatatagataaaatttaaattacattcaaTATTCTTGTGAAAATCTTTTATTCAGTGTTTCTTCCATTTTCAGGTATTACCGTGGGAACAATTTATAGTGTTCTAACGATTagtgcaatataaaaatatttattacttttatgtatttaataatttttttatatgaaatacgATATTATTACGATACTTGTAAGTAATTATACAAGATTAAGAAGGCGATCTTTCCAGAACAATTTCAACTGAATGTGAGATTTTCAaatcactattattatacatatttctatttgaaaatcgtgattaaatattactttgtaACTATTTCATTATACACCACTATGTGATTAAATTGTTTGATATCAAATATgtcgaaaaattaaacatttaaagaatatcttttacacaatgtatttttctgtatatttaaatttaacattttcttagttttttatagttatataattcgaacttcaataaatgttcaaatCAAGTAACTGTTTACATATActtacaatatattatgtacgtaaaaataaaaactggatttgctttttaaaaaaaattttctcgTTATAAAACggaacttaaaattaaaaaattgaaaaattcgcaaGAAATGACGCCATGAGACGCAGTGGTAAAACGCTCAATTTGTTTGTCAAAATGAACCATGGATTATAAACTCGGAgggttttattaatatatttattagtatgaGAACACCTTATTTGTGATATAAGCAAATGAGATCGGGTATAGAATCAAGTATTCCGGACAATCGGGTGCTGGATAGCCGGAATTATACCGTAtgtcaaatattaaaagactTTACCACGTTTCAACaacgttataataaaaacacattctggaatttatttctacatgTAGTTATATTCGTCAACCATATATATCaacactttattaattacacacgcatcatatacatatacatagaaTTTACATAATGTATATATCCTCCGCAATGCAATGTTCATGTATAGTAAcacaatttcttaattttcgatataacatatatatatactcatCGTCTCTAGGATTTCgccttcttttctttcgttccgtTCTCTTTTTGTTATTCGTATCGTAAGAtctgtttgaaattttcttgCATTTATCTATCCGccaaaaaattgtcaacgtACAATAAACATCTCGAATAGAACTCATCACACGTTTTAGCTTTCCCGCTGTATCTATACGCGGGCGCGTCGCTAACATAATTATGCAACAACCTGTGTACATACATTTACATATACGTAGTATCttgtttcatataaatatatatatatatatacatatcttTGCTTCTTATGTATATACGTTGCTTCTCGCACATACGTTACAATATGTAGCGTCATTTGTATCGTCCTCGCTTTATCTCCGTTATCTTTTCTACCTTAACGTTACGTACAagagtaaatgaaaaattcaggcAATTTGTTTGTAAAAAAAGATTCGGGGTCGCGTGGATCGTTGTACTAGAATTTTTCACTATTCATTGGGACAGTCAAACGATAAGGCAAAGAGAATTTCTGCAACACTTTAATAGTTCCTAAATCATTATCATTTCGGCTATAATGTCTCTTCCGAACTACAAAAGATTTACACCGAACAGAATATCCTCTCTCGAACCATTGCAACCATTCTCGGACTACTTTAAAGTTTCTCAACACTCGAAGGTTTCTCGATTTCCGGACAAACAAATTGTCTTTACTTTCCGATTCACTCATACGTACCACTgcttttcgtatttttattgcaaaccGGTTTTTCGTTTGAACAACAATGTAGATCCGTTTgtggaaatattaagaaagGAGGAGAACAACTTTTCTGACGTCGTAAATCAAGATATCACCGATGTTTTTACGGAAGAAGTGTTCACAGAACGAAAGGTTGTCTCTGAATCTATTAGAAAAATCAGaagtgtgcgcgcgcgttctttCGTTCGCTGAACagtttattttcagaaattttcattcgaaactcGACGACTTTATTCTCGGTTCAGTGACCGTCAACGAGATTGCCATAGACGTACAAAAAAAATCTGTCTTAACGAGAAGGAACAACTAATTTCACTGTCCCCGACGAAAGCTTAACGGTATCCCCTATTGCTATCCTCGCTCTCGAACGCATTTTCCTTTTCCCTGATTAGTTGTAGGACACGTTGCTTTGTACTGTGCGCTCTACTGGTTGTTCATAGTGACGTAAAGTCCGTAACATTACCCGGTAACCGTGGTATCGTCCCGGTAAAATCAGATATTCAACCAGCGAATTGCGGTGTACGCCTCTACGTTGAACGATCTACGTCATTTTTCTGCTTCGAACTATgccgaaaataaaaaagtactTCTACAACGCTATCGAACTTCTACGAACAGTCACatataatttcagaaaataatcgGTTAACTAAGATCATTTCCGTTTTCATCGAGTTGCACTGTTGAGCGAcctatctttttctttcaacgCGTTCACTGTCGAGCTAGATATGGCGGTATTATACGACCggatttggaaattaaatttcgacaGATCGCACCGTAAACAGTTTGCGAATGCGAGACGGATCGATGtgtctttcaatttttcggcTGTTCGACTAAatgaattgtaataattttattaaatcagacGCCGAGTCGGTGATGAACGTGTCAACAAAACTGCAACCTCCATACGATCGTCAGAATGACAGTCgacacatttttctatttttagacACCGTGAGgtctttgattttttttttatatagttaaaATGTACTTCTTTGAACCGTGGAAATGTGAACGAAGTGCAATTTGTGGATCAgcaaattttacaattgttttcGAGGAGCGTGTGTGGGTTAATACAATTCGTACATCGTCGCGTCTACTATTTCTCTTCTTGTTTTATTGCAACAGCGAAATCGATCAAAACTGAACAGAACTCGAGACGAACATGGTACTGTACACAACACAGAATTATAACTtctaatattcttattattggGCATGTAAGAATTGAACTGTATAAGATCAGTTGCCTGGCTACGTTTCTTCTGTTCTTATATCTGTCATAAGTAACGTCAATACGGAAGTTAAATACTTTACGAACACCctgtttacaatttttcattatgaATGATTGAAGAGTTAGGGCATCGGAGCGGCCGAACAGCGTGGCGACATTTTCTGACGGTGAGCGAGATCCTGACCAGTCAGTATTCTTTAAACCTATATGTcctacagttttatttaagtaatatacatatatatatatattttttctctcttaaaTTTGTCGTTACTTGTAACACGTCATAcaaatagaattgaaattatgaatacGACGATCGACGGAAACGAATCGGATTCAAGATACGATACTTtttctttcacatttttttttttgtacggCTAATTCGAACGAATTCCTCGGTACGTACGATTAACGTTCGTCATTATACTTCCCTGTCTCTGTTTATCATATTAGTGGCAATGTTACCGTGTTGTTACTGATTATTCTACGTCACTGAATCTTAACCCTATCTAGGACAGTCGATCACGCGGCCTGAACCGGTTCAGACCAACGGCTACcgatattattactattcttTACTTGTAAcataatagttataattagtaagtattgttattgttgtttgTTTGCTTGTTGTTGTTCTTTGTCAATGGGACGCTAAGTGTCTCTATTCcgtttttgaaattcttcttcATATCGAATCTGCGTTGTTTTAAAGGACATAAAAGTTTCTCGCGTGTTCGCCAATCGGTCACCCTCGTCTTGCGAATCGGAAGATACCGATCGGTGACCAAACGGCACAAGCACATAGGGCTGCCATCAACGAAGAAACTTTCTCGATGATTATGTTTCCGGATATGGCTAGTTAGGAATTTGTATCTCCTTCTAGAGTGATCGTTACCACGCTCTCGTTAAAAACTAAGCGCGAATAGAATCGTCGGTGAACAGAAGCTTTGTGACTGAACGACATTGTTTCCGATCGTTTGAATTGTTTCCGATCGTTTGAATTGTTTCCGATCGTGTCCTCGCTGGTAACGTGGCTATGTTAGGCACCTTGGTCAGTTCATGCGACTTTAATCGACTTCATTGAAATTACAGCATTGCATTGGGGATAATCTTGTATTCAATTCGAACGAAACTCGTGGCAATTTCAAGGAACGTTCCATATTTTTGTTGTCAGTTCGTCcaaatgatttaattactcGAAATAATCCATCGCttcaaattgttatattttatattattttaatcgcgtGTTTGCGCAGAACCGAAATGTCTTGAAGCAATTCAAAGCAGTTGGGACTAGATGAACATTTAGTTCTGCTCTTaagaattcttaattatttcgctGTATTTTTTGCTTCATGCCTTATACAACCCTGCTTTTTTTTCTGATTGCACGAAATCCGCATTCGAACAACGTGTATATATCACATGAACTTTCCGGGAGGACCTATAGGCAAGTAGAATACGTGTTTCCGAGCAGTGATCGGCTCGAAGAAACTTTCATCGTCCCCGACAATGTTCGATTGGACGCGGGTTCTCCAATCTTACGATTCGAATGTCGTCCTATTGAATGGTTTCACCTATTCTCTGAAGCTCCAAATACTAACAACGACTAGGTTCTAAGACGTTAATTAGGTCGCCGAGGA
It encodes:
- the LOC144478325 gene encoding T-complex protein 11-like protein 1 isoform X1, with the translated sequence MPDRKKVLAGAGVIWGITAFYFFIIHKLPRSMGLLNLIPGILFRDRTMENSEEEKCNISEANTSKSLDCPSSSNTDTEEDVTKRLKIPNFMTGEIVGVSPQKPVSFEEIMKTINGLKNMALAHEIAVDENFQLEKLEPEDDTFHRRVKEIMHKVFWNLLAKQLAEETPNYTQALVLLKEIKEILDQLVLPHHAKIRENLNEVLDVDLIKQQAEKGVLDFHHYAQYVISIMSKVCAPVRDSKIKELSEKTDVIEIFKGIMEVLQLMRLDLANFTITRMRPNIVALSIEYEKAKFTEFLKINGNDLKYTEAWLLRHFDPAKITADSSDVNSVRQLTHSLLTESYLDLLEWDFTPDAETLMLDQGRLIELRDKTNRLSIMGAVILLINNTVGPPVHGVSSFKKSMKQHLSVLLESVNSNKNLEVSMPNIILQVKIDVKTTLEEVGAGPLSPELETSLEGQISELVKPDHKIRHLISLRIRQFLQKIILSQSTTPAQVPPGLSSLQEELTTVVAPFLILISHNRSVFGEYYQEIVTKALKKMEVDNNKDTSEGHSMEL
- the LOC144478325 gene encoding T-complex protein 11-like protein 1 isoform X2, encoding MPDRDRTMENSEEEKCNISEANTSKSLDCPSSSNTDTEEDVTKRLKIPNFMTGEIVGVSPQKPVSFEEIMKTINGLKNMALAHEIAVDENFQLEKLEPEDDTFHRRVKEIMHKVFWNLLAKQLAEETPNYTQALVLLKEIKEILDQLVLPHHAKIRENLNEVLDVDLIKQQAEKGVLDFHHYAQYVISIMSKVCAPVRDSKIKELSEKTDVIEIFKGIMEVLQLMRLDLANFTITRMRPNIVALSIEYEKAKFTEFLKINGNDLKYTEAWLLRHFDPAKITADSSDVNSVRQLTHSLLTESYLDLLEWDFTPDAETLMLDQGRLIELRDKTNRLSIMGAVILLINNTVGPPVHGVSSFKKSMKQHLSVLLESVNSNKNLEVSMPNIILQVKIDVKTTLEEVGAGPLSPELETSLEGQISELVKPDHKIRHLISLRIRQFLQKIILSQSTTPAQVPPGLSSLQEELTTVVAPFLILISHNRSVFGEYYQEIVTKALKKMEVDNNKDTSEGHSMEL